One Prosthecobacter vanneervenii genomic window carries:
- the serS gene encoding serine--tRNA ligase, translating into MLDIRLIRDNPDQVKQRLANRSGDYASVVDEVISIDTQRRAAETERQKLQSDRNRISKEIGIAKKNGQDTSAIEAEVRGIGNRIEQIGHEADAADARQRDLLLSLPNLPHEACPVGHSAEENPEVRVWGEKPVFAFQPKDHTALGAALNMIDFEAGAKISGSAFVVYRGAGARLERALISFLLDLHTTQHGYEEISPPLLVKSECLVGTGQLPKFGDQVYHSATDDLYLIPTAEVPVTNLHRDEILPLEKLPVNYAAYTPCFRREAGSAGLGTRGLIRMHQFDKVELVKITTPETSMAELESLTANAEKVLQLLGLHYRVIELCTGDIGFGSAKTYDIEVWAPGQGTYLEVSSCSNFGDYQARRMNLRYKDENGKNRIPHTLNGSGTALARLFVALVETYQQADGSIKIPEALRGHFGSEKIG; encoded by the coding sequence ATGCTCGACATCCGCCTCATTCGTGACAACCCAGATCAGGTCAAACAGCGTCTCGCCAACCGCAGCGGGGACTACGCTTCTGTGGTGGATGAGGTGATATCTATCGACACCCAGCGCCGCGCCGCCGAGACCGAGCGCCAGAAGCTCCAGAGCGACCGCAACCGCATCAGCAAGGAGATCGGGATCGCCAAAAAGAACGGCCAGGACACCAGTGCCATCGAGGCGGAGGTGCGCGGCATCGGCAATCGCATCGAGCAGATCGGCCACGAAGCCGATGCAGCAGATGCCCGCCAGCGCGACCTGCTTCTCAGCCTCCCTAATCTTCCCCACGAAGCCTGCCCTGTGGGCCACAGCGCCGAAGAAAACCCCGAAGTGCGCGTCTGGGGAGAGAAGCCCGTCTTTGCCTTCCAGCCCAAGGATCACACCGCCCTCGGAGCCGCTTTGAACATGATCGACTTTGAAGCCGGTGCCAAGATTTCCGGCAGCGCCTTTGTGGTGTATCGCGGTGCTGGCGCACGTCTGGAGCGCGCCCTCATCAGCTTCCTGCTGGACCTGCACACCACGCAGCATGGCTATGAAGAGATCAGCCCGCCTCTGCTGGTGAAGTCGGAGTGCCTCGTGGGCACCGGTCAGCTTCCGAAGTTTGGCGACCAGGTCTATCACAGCGCCACGGACGACCTCTATCTCATCCCCACCGCCGAGGTGCCGGTGACGAATCTTCACCGCGATGAAATCCTGCCGCTTGAAAAGCTGCCGGTGAATTACGCCGCATACACTCCCTGCTTCCGCCGCGAGGCCGGCAGCGCAGGTCTCGGCACACGCGGCCTCATTCGCATGCACCAGTTTGACAAGGTCGAGCTGGTCAAGATCACCACCCCGGAAACGAGCATGGCCGAGCTGGAAAGCCTCACTGCCAATGCAGAGAAAGTGCTGCAGCTTCTCGGTCTGCACTATCGCGTGATCGAGCTCTGCACCGGAGACATCGGCTTCGGCTCGGCCAAGACTTACGACATCGAAGTCTGGGCGCCGGGGCAGGGGACGTATCTGGAAGTGTCGAGCTGCTCGAATTTTGGCGACTACCAGGCCCGCCGCATGAACCTGCGCTACAAGGATGAAAACGGCAAAAACCGCATCCCGCACACGCTCAACGGCTCCGGCACGGCGTTGGCGCGTCTATTTGTGGCCTTGGTGGAAACCTACCAGCAGGCAGATGGCTCCATCAAAATCCCAGAAGCCCTGCGCGGCCACTTCGGCTCGGAAAAGATTGGCTGA
- a CDS encoding MarR family winged helix-turn-helix transcriptional regulator yields MSSLIRQLSSLPTRAADSQTPAGMSPLDDLPALIAQTNIHFQALVERTLAELQLDKLLRPGMAPVLFALYEQDGCIIKDLAVRTRRSAAALNSLLGRLAKSGVVTLRACPQDGRAVRVRLTAKGRKIEPRVRELHRRVQAAVEHGLGAGEAALVSTMLRRVVAGLQQNETLQN; encoded by the coding sequence ATGTCCTCCCTCATTCGCCAGCTCAGCTCCTTGCCCACGCGTGCAGCAGACTCCCAGACTCCTGCAGGGATGTCTCCTTTGGATGATCTGCCGGCGCTGATTGCGCAGACCAACATTCACTTCCAGGCTCTGGTGGAGCGCACTCTCGCGGAGTTGCAGCTGGACAAGTTGTTGCGGCCAGGCATGGCACCGGTGCTCTTTGCACTTTACGAGCAGGACGGCTGCATTATCAAAGATCTCGCCGTGCGCACGCGGCGTTCGGCTGCGGCTTTGAATTCTCTGCTCGGACGTCTGGCCAAATCAGGCGTGGTAACTCTGCGTGCGTGTCCGCAGGACGGGCGCGCCGTGCGTGTGCGTCTTACAGCCAAGGGGCGCAAAATCGAGCCGCGTGTGCGCGAGCTGCATCGCCGTGTTCAGGCGGCTGTGGAGCATGGGCTTGGAGCTGGAGAGGCAGCCCTCGTCTCCACCATGCTGCGCCGCGTCGTCGCTGGGCTTCAGCAAAACGAAACTCTGCAAAACTGA
- the obgE gene encoding GTPase ObgE, producing MFVDQIKVHARAGKGGDGSAHFHRGKFRPKGGPDGGDGGNGGSLILLVDPSTDSLRNYVFNNRLLAEDGAKGGAQQCTGRSGKDVVYKVPPGTLVSRVIQEYDNETNELVTRYEPVADLTETNSTYVLCKGGKGGKGNVHFKTSTHQAPREFTPGTPGEEGDFHFEMRSIADAGFVGVPNAGKSTLLSKLSAAKPKIANYPFTTLQPMVGVIEFGPNRRGSLADIPGLIEGAHANIGLGHDFLRHIMRCRVLLFVVDTAGTEGRDPVSDLEIVRKEVSLYSKELAKRPWCIIANKVDLPESQEHLENLKERFKRIKIHPVSAETGEGLDKLRKWLDEKIGQDVEW from the coding sequence ATGTTTGTCGATCAAATCAAAGTCCACGCACGCGCCGGAAAAGGTGGCGATGGCAGCGCCCATTTTCATCGCGGAAAGTTTCGTCCCAAAGGCGGCCCTGACGGCGGCGATGGCGGAAACGGCGGCAGCCTCATTTTGCTGGTGGACCCCAGCACCGACAGCCTGCGCAATTATGTCTTCAACAACCGACTCCTGGCCGAGGACGGCGCCAAGGGCGGAGCCCAGCAGTGCACCGGACGCAGCGGCAAGGATGTGGTGTACAAAGTCCCCCCAGGAACTCTGGTCAGCCGCGTCATTCAGGAATACGACAACGAAACCAATGAACTCGTCACCCGCTACGAACCCGTGGCTGACCTGACCGAGACCAACTCCACCTACGTTCTCTGCAAGGGCGGCAAGGGCGGCAAGGGGAACGTGCACTTCAAGACCTCCACCCATCAGGCTCCGCGCGAGTTTACGCCCGGCACCCCCGGTGAGGAGGGCGACTTCCACTTTGAAATGCGCAGCATCGCGGACGCCGGCTTTGTCGGTGTTCCCAATGCTGGCAAATCCACGCTGCTCTCCAAGCTCAGCGCCGCCAAGCCCAAGATCGCCAACTATCCCTTCACCACGCTGCAGCCCATGGTCGGCGTGATCGAGTTTGGCCCCAACCGCCGCGGCAGCCTCGCAGACATTCCCGGTCTCATCGAAGGAGCCCACGCCAACATCGGCCTCGGGCATGATTTCCTCCGCCACATCATGCGCTGCCGTGTGCTGCTCTTTGTGGTGGACACCGCCGGCACCGAAGGCCGCGACCCCGTGTCCGATCTCGAAATCGTGCGCAAAGAAGTCTCCCTCTATTCCAAAGAACTGGCCAAGCGCCCTTGGTGCATCATCGCCAACAAAGTGGACCTGCCCGAAAGTCAGGAGCACCTGGAGAACCTCAAGGAGCGTTTCAAACGCATCAAGATCCACCCCGTCTCCGCCGAAACAGGCGAAGGTCTCGACAAGCTCCGCAAGTGGCTCGACGAGAAGATCGGGCAGGATGTCGAGTGGTGA
- a CDS encoding ABC transporter permease, with product MRLNRSNLCWLALALIAVGYLVFWALLLGATATYSTPDSWLNVLRSAEIRHAAFLSLLTCTLAAAFALLLAVPVGYLMSRLEFRGKAWLDAALDVPIILPPLVVGLCLLIFFQTQIGKIIENGVNKGDWIYILRSLDDHGKELWAWKFRAPFSIPGIMQFTYQLAGVVLAQFVVAAAFAIRTMRGTFQHLPARPEDVALTLGCTRFQALWHVALPAARRGMVAAFCIAWARSLGEFGPILVFAGATRMKTEVLPTTVWLELSVGNLDAAVAVSLFMVLLAVLVLVAVRATGEKV from the coding sequence ATGCGCCTGAACCGTTCCAATCTCTGCTGGCTGGCTCTGGCTTTGATCGCGGTTGGGTACCTCGTTTTCTGGGCGCTCCTTCTCGGAGCCACAGCCACCTACAGCACGCCAGATTCATGGCTGAATGTGCTGCGCTCTGCTGAGATCCGGCATGCGGCGTTTTTGAGTTTGCTGACCTGCACGTTGGCGGCTGCCTTCGCTCTGCTGCTGGCCGTACCAGTAGGCTACCTGATGTCGCGGCTGGAGTTTCGTGGCAAGGCCTGGCTGGATGCGGCGCTGGATGTCCCCATCATTCTGCCACCCCTGGTGGTCGGGCTGTGCCTTCTTATCTTTTTCCAGACCCAGATCGGAAAGATTATCGAGAATGGGGTCAATAAAGGCGATTGGATTTACATCCTGCGTAGTTTGGACGACCACGGTAAGGAGTTGTGGGCATGGAAGTTCCGCGCGCCGTTTTCTATTCCAGGCATCATGCAGTTTACCTATCAGCTTGCAGGTGTGGTGCTGGCACAGTTCGTCGTCGCCGCCGCCTTCGCCATTCGCACCATGCGAGGCACTTTCCAGCATCTGCCTGCCCGGCCGGAGGATGTGGCGCTGACGCTGGGCTGCACGCGCTTTCAGGCGCTCTGGCACGTGGCTTTACCCGCAGCACGGCGTGGCATGGTGGCGGCCTTTTGCATCGCCTGGGCGCGCAGCCTGGGGGAGTTTGGCCCCATTCTGGTCTTTGCCGGTGCCACGCGCATGAAGACAGAGGTGCTGCCCACCACCGTCTGGCTGGAGCTCAGTGTGGGAAATCTCGATGCTGCGGTGGCCGTCAGCCTTTTCATGGTGCTGCTGGCCGTGCTGGTGCTGGTGGCTGTCCGGGCCACGGGGGAAAAAGTATGA
- a CDS encoding S1 family peptidase, giving the protein MKTACALWFLLVSASIAGAQAPGVPVYPEGRGARTNVSITEQAKKLQAASELISVTKALEQAERTHCDITLPPADSTPLPPRERWQRARKAHIRVGQFYLCSKCDRWHLDLAGGYAITADGAVATCAHVIAPPPNMKEGWLVAANEDDVLLPVTEVLACNPGTDCAILRVKSPQPLVPLPLSLDVSPGDSVWCFSDPAGKRGYYSEGMVSRFVKRPFMSKKEADKLPEGAEIPKPVWLEATTDWAPGSSGSALIDQCGNAVGHVSEIQTVLEEPLPARKKKNEGTVIQQLGTQIVFHQAIGAVEVKVLVKKP; this is encoded by the coding sequence ATGAAGACCGCCTGCGCTCTTTGGTTTCTGCTGGTCTCCGCCAGCATCGCTGGTGCGCAGGCTCCCGGTGTTCCGGTCTATCCGGAGGGCCGGGGCGCGCGGACTAACGTCTCGATTACTGAGCAGGCGAAGAAGCTGCAGGCCGCCTCCGAGTTGATCTCAGTGACCAAGGCGCTTGAGCAGGCGGAGCGTACGCATTGTGACATCACTCTGCCTCCGGCAGATTCCACGCCCCTTCCGCCACGCGAGCGCTGGCAGCGGGCTCGCAAGGCGCACATTCGCGTGGGGCAGTTTTACCTGTGCTCCAAATGCGACCGCTGGCACCTCGATCTGGCTGGCGGTTACGCCATCACGGCAGACGGCGCTGTTGCCACCTGTGCGCACGTCATTGCGCCGCCGCCCAATATGAAGGAAGGCTGGCTCGTGGCCGCTAACGAGGACGATGTTCTTCTTCCTGTCACAGAGGTGCTGGCCTGCAATCCGGGTACTGACTGCGCCATTCTCAGAGTCAAATCCCCCCAGCCTCTTGTGCCACTGCCGCTCAGCCTGGATGTGAGCCCCGGAGACTCCGTGTGGTGCTTCAGCGACCCTGCAGGCAAGCGCGGCTATTACAGCGAGGGCATGGTCAGCCGCTTCGTGAAGCGCCCCTTCATGAGCAAGAAGGAGGCGGACAAACTGCCCGAAGGTGCCGAAATCCCCAAACCCGTATGGCTTGAAGCGACCACGGACTGGGCGCCCGGCTCCAGCGGTTCCGCTTTGATCGATCAATGTGGCAACGCTGTTGGCCATGTGTCCGAAATCCAGACCGTTCTTGAGGAACCGCTGCCGGCGAGGAAAAAGAAAAACGAAGGCACCGTCATCCAGCAGCTTGGCACACAGATTGTTTTTCATCAGGCCATTGGCGCGGTTGAGGTAAAAGTACTGGTGAAAAAGCCGTAA
- a CDS encoding citrate synthase: MSVVSKGLEGIVAAETRLGEVKGAEGVLFYCGYDINELVKLTYEEVVYLLYYNKLPNQHELDKLTTALRAERELPQGVIDFLKTAPKTAKPIDIMRTAVSMLGCYDLSRHDIEVSENLANAIRLTSQIGVIAAYFHRARQGLELPPVRKDLSEAAHFLYLMNGEVPSKEAERTLDIAYILHAEHGFNASTFTARVVASTLSDMFSAISAAIGALKGPLHGGANEGVIHMLEEIGSPDKVDAWVADALAQKKKIMGIGHRVYKVLDPRAPHLREMAIKLTSELGESKWIQMSERIAQIMREQKGLNANVDFYSATVYYSLGIPTDLFTPIFAIARMSGWTAHVLEQWSENRLFRPLSEYVGKPYGQKYVPISER, encoded by the coding sequence ATGTCTGTCGTATCCAAAGGTCTTGAAGGAATCGTTGCTGCTGAAACCCGTCTCGGGGAGGTCAAAGGCGCTGAAGGTGTGCTTTTCTACTGCGGCTACGACATCAATGAGCTGGTCAAGCTGACCTATGAAGAGGTGGTTTACCTGCTTTACTACAACAAGCTCCCCAACCAGCACGAGCTCGACAAGCTCACCACCGCGCTGCGTGCCGAGCGTGAGCTGCCCCAGGGCGTGATCGACTTCCTCAAAACCGCTCCGAAAACCGCCAAGCCCATCGACATCATGCGCACGGCTGTTTCCATGCTAGGCTGCTATGACCTGAGCCGCCACGACATCGAAGTCAGCGAAAATCTGGCCAATGCCATCCGTCTCACCTCCCAGATTGGTGTCATCGCGGCCTACTTCCACCGCGCTCGTCAGGGCCTGGAGCTTCCTCCTGTGCGCAAGGACCTCAGCGAAGCCGCCCACTTCCTCTACCTCATGAACGGCGAAGTGCCGAGCAAGGAAGCCGAACGCACCCTCGACATCGCCTACATCCTGCATGCCGAACACGGCTTCAATGCCTCCACCTTCACCGCCCGTGTGGTGGCCTCCACCCTCAGCGACATGTTCTCCGCCATCAGCGCCGCCATCGGTGCTCTCAAAGGCCCCCTCCACGGTGGTGCCAACGAAGGCGTGATCCACATGCTGGAAGAAATCGGCTCACCTGACAAGGTGGACGCCTGGGTGGCAGACGCCCTGGCCCAGAAGAAGAAGATCATGGGCATCGGTCACCGCGTTTACAAGGTGCTCGACCCCCGTGCCCCCCACCTTCGCGAGATGGCCATCAAGCTCACCAGCGAGCTGGGCGAGTCCAAATGGATCCAGATGTCCGAGCGCATCGCCCAGATCATGCGCGAGCAGAAGGGCCTCAACGCCAACGTCGACTTCTACAGCGCCACGGTTTACTACAGCCTCGGCATTCCGACGGACCTCTTCACACCGATCTTCGCCATCGCCCGCATGAGCGGCTGGACCGCCCACGTGCTGGAGCAGTGGAGCGAAAACCGCCTCTTCCGACCGCTGAGCGAATACGTCGGCAAGCCCTACGGCCAGAAGTACGTGCCAATCAGCGAGCGCTGA
- a CDS encoding NAD(P)/FAD-dependent oxidoreductase, with protein sequence MLQLSQVLLPVDHQVDDLRRMVLKLLRVRDEELLTLKVKQRAIDARRGHVEFSFTLLAEVKDEARVLKRIGKNPRIGPAADETYKEIAQNLAHPQAGRPVIVGTGPCGLFCGLLLARAGLKPILLERGKAAGDRARDVTGFWRRGWDFNPESNVQFGEGGAGTFSDGKLYTQIRDREHRIPWLLREMVAAGAPEDILVKSRPHIGTDRLIKVVRHVREEIIALGGEVRFGARVADVVIEDGVMRAVVLADGQTIEGSRFIFGIGHSSRDTFYMLERHGVPFEAKPFSIGVRIEHPQQLIDRSLYGKWAGDARLGSAPYKFVAHCGTGRAAYSFCMCPGGLVVAATSEPGMVVTNGMSSYARAEANANSGFMVDVRPEDMPSDSVLGGVEFQRRLERRAFELGGGNYHAPAQLLGDFLAGRASKGPGKVLPSYQPGVLWTNLCEILPEYTVETLQEAIPHIDKNLPGFSLEDAVLTGVETRSSSPVRIPRDTQTLECLGVKQFYPAGEGAGYAGGIISAAADGMRVAEAILRQG encoded by the coding sequence ATGCTGCAGCTCTCCCAGGTTCTTCTCCCCGTCGATCATCAGGTTGATGACCTGCGCCGCATGGTGCTCAAGCTCCTGCGCGTGCGAGATGAGGAACTCCTCACTCTCAAGGTCAAACAGCGCGCCATCGATGCCCGGCGTGGCCATGTGGAGTTCAGCTTCACGCTGCTGGCGGAGGTAAAGGATGAGGCTCGAGTCCTCAAGCGCATCGGCAAAAATCCCCGCATCGGTCCTGCGGCTGATGAGACTTATAAAGAGATCGCGCAAAACTTGGCCCATCCCCAGGCCGGGCGTCCGGTCATCGTGGGCACTGGCCCCTGCGGCCTCTTTTGCGGCCTGCTGCTGGCCCGTGCCGGGCTCAAGCCGATTTTGCTCGAGCGTGGCAAGGCAGCGGGTGATCGCGCGCGAGATGTCACCGGCTTCTGGCGCCGCGGCTGGGATTTCAATCCGGAGTCGAATGTGCAGTTTGGCGAAGGCGGTGCGGGCACCTTTTCCGATGGCAAGCTCTACACCCAGATCCGCGACCGCGAGCACCGTATCCCCTGGCTGCTGCGCGAGATGGTGGCTGCCGGTGCTCCCGAAGACATTCTGGTCAAAAGCCGCCCGCACATCGGCACGGACCGGCTCATTAAGGTGGTGCGCCATGTGCGCGAAGAGATCATTGCTCTCGGGGGTGAGGTGCGTTTCGGAGCCCGGGTGGCAGATGTGGTCATTGAAGACGGCGTGATGCGCGCTGTCGTGCTGGCAGACGGGCAGACCATTGAAGGCTCCCGCTTCATTTTCGGTATCGGCCACAGCTCTCGGGACACTTTTTACATGCTGGAGAGGCACGGGGTGCCCTTTGAAGCCAAGCCCTTCTCCATCGGGGTGCGTATCGAACATCCCCAGCAGTTGATCGACCGCAGCCTCTATGGGAAATGGGCTGGGGATGCGCGGCTGGGGTCGGCACCGTACAAATTTGTGGCCCACTGCGGCACGGGCCGGGCAGCCTACAGCTTCTGCATGTGTCCCGGCGGACTCGTCGTCGCCGCCACATCAGAGCCCGGTATGGTGGTGACCAACGGCATGAGCAGCTATGCGCGTGCCGAGGCCAATGCCAACAGCGGCTTCATGGTGGATGTGCGGCCGGAGGACATGCCCTCAGACAGCGTACTCGGAGGGGTGGAGTTTCAGCGCAGGCTGGAGCGTCGCGCCTTTGAGCTCGGTGGCGGCAATTACCACGCGCCCGCGCAGCTTTTGGGAGACTTCCTGGCTGGCCGTGCCTCCAAAGGTCCCGGCAAAGTCCTGCCCTCCTACCAGCCCGGCGTTTTGTGGACGAATTTGTGCGAAATCTTGCCGGAATACACCGTCGAGACGTTGCAGGAAGCCATTCCGCATATCGACAAAAACTTGCCCGGCTTCTCTTTGGAGGACGCCGTGCTCACTGGGGTGGAGACGCGCAGTTCTTCTCCTGTGCGCATCCCGCGTGATACCCAGACCCTAGAGTGCCTCGGGGTGAAGCAGTTCTATCCAGCCGGGGAAGGTGCGGGCTACGCCGGCGGCATTATTTCCGCAGCAGCGGATGGCATGCGCGTGGCGGAGGCGATCCTACGTCAGGGTTGA
- a CDS encoding DUF2868 domain-containing protein, with protein MDWNDWQRVLKWRALEEGDADGVLVNAERRREATAHTRAGLASEEITGEGLDERSQSFLDKRSEWLEREAVGWRGGLIHVLELLRVPQGRWSWALVGWALALLTGYWLSDLGQVGEFNLLALPLVGLLAWNAVVIVLGIFYELMPSTAASGRGGWVAEFLAHGISRMSKATKEAESGVAETVRARYEELAWPLAWRRLQMRLRMWLHVAAALLAIGGASALYTRGWSHEYRAVWESTLLGKDDARAFFETLFKPASKVLHTSVPLDQIEGMHRTLGRVEKPAPALPWIHLYAGTLLVLVVLPRCLLAGLGVARCHQVIGRQVRALSWGGYLRSLLRAVEGGSERIQVLVHAVEPTPAHREVWDRGIRERFGGMARAEYLRIPAGDEDEFAASWQPASSQLVMLFNMATTPEAEVQRRLVADVRQRLLTRHAEPELVVLLDGTSLAGRWSPEKIAGREQLWSQMVEGLASEVIVAVRKESARAKPPAA; from the coding sequence ATGGATTGGAATGACTGGCAGCGCGTGCTGAAATGGCGCGCACTCGAAGAAGGCGATGCCGATGGCGTTCTCGTCAACGCGGAGCGTCGTCGCGAGGCCACAGCCCACACCCGTGCCGGACTGGCTTCCGAGGAGATCACTGGCGAAGGACTCGATGAACGGTCGCAGTCGTTTCTGGACAAACGTTCCGAGTGGCTGGAGCGCGAGGCCGTAGGCTGGCGCGGCGGGCTCATCCACGTGCTGGAGCTGCTGCGCGTGCCCCAAGGGCGCTGGTCCTGGGCCTTGGTGGGCTGGGCGCTGGCGCTGCTCACCGGCTACTGGCTTTCAGACCTGGGGCAGGTGGGCGAGTTCAACCTTCTGGCTCTGCCGCTGGTCGGGCTGCTGGCCTGGAATGCGGTGGTCATTGTGCTCGGTATTTTTTATGAGCTGATGCCCTCCACCGCTGCGAGCGGACGCGGCGGCTGGGTGGCGGAATTTCTCGCTCACGGCATCTCGCGCATGAGCAAGGCTACCAAAGAGGCGGAAAGCGGCGTGGCCGAGACGGTGCGTGCGCGCTACGAGGAGCTGGCGTGGCCGCTGGCCTGGCGGCGTTTGCAAATGCGCCTGCGCATGTGGCTGCATGTGGCGGCGGCGCTGCTGGCCATCGGCGGTGCTTCCGCACTCTATACTCGTGGCTGGTCGCACGAATATCGCGCTGTCTGGGAGAGTACGCTGCTGGGTAAGGACGACGCTCGCGCCTTCTTTGAAACCTTGTTCAAACCTGCCTCCAAAGTGCTGCACACCTCGGTGCCTCTGGATCAGATCGAGGGAATGCACCGCACTCTGGGCCGGGTGGAGAAACCAGCCCCGGCACTGCCGTGGATCCATTTATACGCTGGCACACTGCTGGTGCTGGTCGTCCTGCCACGTTGTTTGCTCGCAGGGCTCGGCGTGGCGCGTTGCCATCAGGTCATTGGCCGGCAAGTGCGCGCGCTGAGCTGGGGCGGCTATCTGCGTTCCCTGCTGCGCGCCGTGGAAGGGGGCAGCGAGCGCATCCAGGTGCTGGTGCATGCCGTGGAGCCCACCCCGGCTCATCGCGAGGTGTGGGACCGCGGCATCCGCGAGCGCTTTGGCGGCATGGCGCGCGCAGAGTACCTGCGCATACCGGCGGGAGATGAAGATGAGTTTGCCGCCTCCTGGCAGCCCGCAAGCAGCCAGCTCGTGATGCTCTTCAACATGGCCACCACGCCCGAGGCCGAGGTGCAGCGCCGTCTCGTGGCTGATGTTCGTCAGCGCCTGCTCACCCGTCACGCCGAGCCAGAGCTCGTGGTGCTGCTGGACGGCACCAGTCTGGCGGGGCGCTGGTCTCCTGAAAAAATCGCCGGGCGTGAGCAGCTTTGGTCCCAGATGGTCGAAGGCCTTGCCTCTGAAGTGATCGTGGCCGTGCGCAAAGAATCCGCACGCGCAAAGCCTCCTGCTGCGTAA
- a CDS encoding ATP-binding cassette domain-containing protein — translation MIQLEQLTWQTAGRTILEQVSVSIPSGAYATLMGPTGCGKTTLLEIICGLRQPSAGRVLLDGKDVTGLEPRERGIGYVPQDLALFPGLRVREQIGFAPRLRGARQAEVDSQVNELAAQFGISHLLDRLPDLLSGGEKQRVALARALAARPSLLLLDEPLSALDEGMRAEAVALLQRVQQELALTVLHVTHSSSEAAALGTLHLRMTAGRIEVV, via the coding sequence ATGATTCAACTCGAGCAGCTCACCTGGCAGACCGCAGGCCGCACCATCTTGGAGCAGGTCAGTGTTTCCATTCCCTCCGGTGCCTACGCCACGCTGATGGGGCCTACCGGCTGCGGCAAAACCACACTGCTGGAGATCATCTGCGGCCTTCGCCAGCCTTCTGCGGGCAGGGTCCTGCTGGATGGCAAAGACGTCACCGGTTTGGAGCCTCGTGAGCGCGGCATCGGCTACGTTCCCCAGGATCTGGCGCTCTTTCCAGGGCTGCGTGTGCGCGAGCAGATCGGCTTCGCCCCGCGCCTGCGGGGAGCCAGGCAGGCTGAGGTGGACAGCCAGGTGAACGAACTCGCCGCCCAGTTCGGCATTTCTCACCTGCTGGACCGTCTTCCAGACCTGCTCTCCGGTGGTGAAAAGCAGCGCGTGGCCCTCGCTCGTGCTCTTGCCGCTCGCCCCAGCCTCCTGCTGCTGGACGAGCCGCTTTCTGCGCTGGACGAAGGCATGCGCGCAGAGGCTGTGGCGCTCCTGCAGCGTGTGCAGCAGGAGCTGGCCCTCACCGTTTTGCACGTCACCCACTCCAGCAGCGAGGCCGCTGCCCTTGGCACCCTGCACCTGCGCATGACGGCAGGGAGGATCGAAGTCGTCTGA
- a CDS encoding low molecular weight protein-tyrosine-phosphatase, whose protein sequence is MTAPYRVLFVCLGNICRSPAAEGVMRALVEAEGLADRIMIRSAGTAGWHTGKLPDQRMRGAAQNRGYDLSSRARQVNEDALRENDLVLVMDKQNLRDVSSIDRASQFSEKIRLFCDFCSEHEEAEVPDPYYGGAQGFELVLDLLEDGCRGVLAHIRSTLT, encoded by the coding sequence ATGACCGCACCCTACCGAGTCCTGTTTGTCTGCCTGGGCAACATCTGCCGCTCTCCCGCAGCAGAGGGGGTCATGCGGGCTCTGGTGGAGGCTGAGGGGCTGGCTGACCGCATCATGATCCGCTCCGCAGGCACGGCTGGCTGGCACACGGGCAAGCTGCCAGACCAAAGAATGCGCGGTGCAGCACAAAATCGGGGGTATGACCTCAGCAGCCGTGCCCGGCAGGTGAATGAGGATGCGCTGCGAGAAAACGACCTCGTGCTGGTGATGGACAAGCAAAACCTGCGGGATGTGAGCAGCATTGACCGCGCGAGCCAGTTTAGTGAAAAAATCCGCCTGTTCTGCGACTTCTGCTCCGAGCACGAAGAAGCCGAGGTGCCGGACCCCTATTACGGCGGGGCGCAGGGTTTTGAGCTGGTGCTGGATCTGCTGGAAGACGGCTGCCGGGGTGTGCTGGCGCACATCCGCTCAACCCTGACGTAG